One window from the genome of Osmerus eperlanus chromosome 1, fOsmEpe2.1, whole genome shotgun sequence encodes:
- the LOC134029194 gene encoding protein phosphatase 1 regulatory subunit 12B-like yields the protein MSSQFSSSKEQPGGRRVLLDPPSTAAPAPASRTLRHDRVSRLNSSGPADGLKDRSSDSYAERRENRLAARRAEQAAAGSGNYKKMYEEALLTNERLKTRLEGSKQELVMMQTQLERANQRKGRGVESCRSNIQLETEKKERRALERKISDMEEEIKVQTDLKMENQRLKDENGALIRVISKLSK from the exons ATGTCGTCTCAGTTCTCCAGCAGCAAGGAGCagccaggaggcaggagggttcTCCTGGATCCCCCGTCCACCGCGGCCCCCGCCCCCGCCAGCAGGACCCTCAGA cATGACAGAGTGTCTCG GTTGAACTCCTCCGGACCTGCTGACGGGTTGAAAGACAGATCTTCCGACTCGTACGCTGAACGCAGGGAGAACCGACTAGCCGCTCGAAGGGCAGAGCAGGCGGCAGCTGGCTCCGGTAACTATAAGAAG ATGTATGAGGAGGCCTTGCTGACCAATGAGAGGCTGAAGACTCGCCTGGAGGGAAGTAAACAGGAACTAGTCATGATGCAGACCCAGCTGGAACGAGCCAATCAG aggaaagggagaggagtggaatcCTGTAGGTCAAACATCCAACTTGAGACAGAAAAGAAG GAAAGGCGTGCTTTGGAGAGAAAGATTTCCGACATGGAGGAAGAGATAAAG GTACAGACAGACCTAAAGATGGAGAATCAGAGACTGAAAGACGAGAACGGAGCGTTGATCAGAGTCATCAGCAAATTGTccaagtga
- the LOC134029326 gene encoding LOW QUALITY PROTEIN: synaptotagmin-2-like (The sequence of the model RefSeq protein was modified relative to this genomic sequence to represent the inferred CDS: inserted 1 base in 1 codon) — MKFHLFKDKAEAIVGAEPTGTSTMTAAPPAVVSTVADAPPSGNGTEVENKNDMFEEIKTKFLNEIDKIPLPPWAIVAIAVVAALLLLTCCFCIIKKCCCKKKKKKGKKDKGGFNMKNMKGDEDDDDDEGETGLTEEEKEEEEKEEEKLGKLQYSLDYDFTDGKLTVGILQAADLISMDTGGTSDPYVKVFVLPDKKKHQSTKVQKKNLNPVFNESFVFKIPYEELGPKTLVMSVYDYDRFSKHDIIGEVKLPMNTLDLGQPIEEWRDLENAEKEEPEKLGDICISLRYVPTAGKLTVCILEAKNLKKMDVGGLSDPYVKIALLQGGKKLKKKKTTVKKNTLNPYYNESFSFEIPLETMQKILVVVTVFDYDKIGKNDAIGKIFVGSKATGXWSDMLSNPRRPIAQWHPLQQEEDIDGALAGLFAKK, encoded by the exons ATGAAGTTCCACCTTTTCAAGGATAAGGCGGAGGCCATCGTGGGGGCGGAGCCTACCGGGACCAGCACCATGACCGCTGCCCCGCCCGCTGTGGTGTCCACCGTGGCCGACGCCCCCCCCTCGGGGAATGGGACGGAGGTCGAGAACAAGAACGACATGTTTGAGGAGATCAAGACCAAGTTCCTCAACGAGATCGATAAGATCCCTC tgcctCCCTGGGCGATCGTTGCCATCGCGGTGGTGGcggctctgctgctgctgaccTGCTGCTTCTGCATCATCAAGAAGTGCTGctgcaagaagaagaagaagaagggcaAGAAGGACAAAGGAGGCTTTAACATGAAGAACATGAAGGGAGACGAG gacgatgatgatgacgagggagagacaggactgacggaggaggaaaaggaggaggaggagaaggaggaggagaagctgggGAAACTGCAGTATTCTCTTGATTACGACTTCACCGATGGCAAG CTCACTGTTGGCATCCTCCAAGCTGCGGACCTCATCTCCATGGATACCGGTGGGACCTCTGACCCCTATGTCAAGGTGTTTGTCCTgccagacaagaagaagcaccaAAGCACCAAAGTGCAGAAGAAGAATCTCAACCCTGTCTTCAACGAGTCGTTCGTCTTTAAG ATCCCGTACGAGGAGTTAGGCCCCAAGACGCTGGTGATGTCGGTGTACGACTACGACCGCTTCTCCAAGCACGACATCATCGGGGAGGTGAAGCTGCCCATGAACACCCTGGACCTGGGCCAGCCCATCGAGGAGTGGAGGGATCTGGAGAAcgcagagaaggaggag CCTGAGAAGCTGGGAGACATCTGCATCTCGCTGCGTTACGTCCCAACGGCAGGGAAACTCACCGTCTGCATCCTGGAGGCCAAGAACCTGAAAAAGATGGATGTGGGAGGACTGTCCG ATCCGTACGTGAAGATCGCGCTGCTGCAGGGCGGTAAGaaactgaagaagaagaaaaccaCCGTGAAGAAGAACACCCTGAATCCCTACTACAACGAGTCGTTCAGCTTTGAGATCCCCCTGGAAACCATGCAG aAAATCTTGGTGGTGGTGACGGTGTTCGACTACGACAAGATCGGCAAGAACGACGCCATCGGGAAGATCTTTGTGGGCAGCAAGGCGACAG CCTGGTCCGACATGCTGTCTAACCCCCGCCGGCCCATCGCCCAGTGGCATCCGCTGCAGCAGGAAGAGGATATAGACGGCGCCCTCGCCGGGCTTTTTGCAAAGAAGTAA